The bacterium genome contains the following window.
TTATCCGTTTCAGAATAGGTGGACCAGCGCAACAACACCACACCGGCTTCATCCATGGCGGTGAACAACGCCAACTCAACCGGTTCAAAGGATCCGCCATGCATGCGCCAGGCGTTATCCTCGAGAAAGTCAAGACCGAAATCATGACTGTCAAAGTCACTGTTGATGACATAGGGCAGGGAGTTGCCGTAGGCGGCTTTTTCCGCGACAGAATCGTTCCAGGCGCGCACATAGACCTTGCTGCCGGTCCGAAGCAGCTCATGACGAAAAACCGCGGCGAACAACCCCTCATCCGGATTAAAGGGGTAGCCGTAGCCGATGTGGGTGACGCCTAACAACGAATCATCCGCGGTCGGGTTTCCAAAGGAATCGGGCTCCGCGATCTCGCCGTCCGGCCCCACCCAGAGGAGCTGCACCAGATCACCGCGCTGAGAGTTCCCCTTCAGCGGCGTCACGTTGTCGGCCTCCATGATGCCCACACTGGTGTACGCTTCAAAGGTCGTGGTGAATAACTGCGTCCATCCCACTGTCGCCGCACCCAGCAGCCACAAAACGCAGAAATAGAAACATCGCTTCGTGT
Protein-coding sequences here:
- a CDS encoding T9SS type A sorting domain-containing protein — protein: MNTKRCFYFCVLWLLGAATVGWTQLFTTTFEAYTSVGIMEADNVTPLKGNSQRGDLVQLLWVGPDGEIAEPDSFGNPTADDSLLGVTHIGYGYPFNPDEGLFAAVFRHELLRTGSKVYVRAWNDSVAEKAAYGNSLPYVINSDFDSHDFGLDFLEDNAWRMHGGSFEPVELALFTAMDEAGVVLLRWSTYSETDNLGFYLYRATARDSGRLRITDQLIDGAVNSQTLHTYYFRDRQVEANQKYFYWLADVSASGVERLHGPISLITQTRPEAFALQQNFPNPFNPTTSIIYTVKEAGPVRVQIFNIMGQLVRTLVNASQSAGRYDVLWDGRDMNNQPVPSGTYLCMMEAGNYRTFIKMTMAK